The sequence below is a genomic window from Pseudomonas cremoricolorata.
GGGCGAAGCCCGCTCAACTGCCGCCAACCTGTTCTGGGTCTTGCAGCGCATGCGTGAGCGCCTGTTGCGTCTGCGCGCGCAGGAAGATCCGCTGGTTGCCCTGGAGGCCGAGGCGGTGGCGATTCACCAGAGCGATCGCGAGGCCAACCTGACCATGGCGCAGTTCGGCGTCGAACTGATTCGGCGCCACCAGGGCAGCGAGCAGACGTTCATCACCCATGGCAATGCAGGCGCGTTGGCCAGCGGCGGTATCGGCACGGCCCTGGGCGTGCTGCGTGCCGCGCACCTGGAGGGGATGGTCGAGCGCGTCTATGCCGGCGAAACGCGTCCCTGGTTGCACGGCTCCAGGCTGACCGCCTGGGAGCTGGCGCGCGAGGGTATTGCGGTGACCCTCAACGCCGACTCTGCGGCGGCGCACCTGATGAAGACCAAAGGCATCACCTGGGTGGTGGTCGGCGCCGACTGCATTGCCGCCAATGGTGATGTCGCGAGCAAGATCGGCACCTACCAGCTGGCCGTCTGCGCCATGCACCACGGCGTGCGCTTGATGGTCGTGGCCTCGAGCAGTTGCATCGACCTGAACCTTGCCAGTGGCGAGGACATTCCGCTCGAAGAGCGTCCGGTCAACGAGCTGCTGGAACTGGCCGGTGCGCCGGTGGCGGCGCAGGTCGAGGCGATCAATCCGGTGTTCGATGTCACCCCGGCCGACCTGATCGACGCCATCGTCACCGAGCGCGGCATCATCGAGCGTCCCGACACCGCCAAGATCGCGCAGATGGTGTGCCGCAAGCGCCTGCATTGAGGCGTGAACGCGGCGTTTCGGCGCGCCGCGTGGCATCCTGCCATATCTCCCATCGGCGCGGCCGTTGTGATACCATCCGGCAGTTTCCAAGGCGGCGTATGACGGCCGCCTTCTTTGCGCAGATCCATGTCACAACTCATTGATTTGTCGTAAGTCGTCGCACTCTCGAGGGTCGCGGCGACGAGCTTCGTTGGTCCCAGGAGGGATCCAGCGGAGTTTCACCAGAAAAAG
It includes:
- the mtnA gene encoding S-methyl-5-thioribose-1-phosphate isomerase — its product is MRERLLAAEQVIGIRWRDGALHLLDQRLLPGVEHWLICSDVAAVAAAIRDMAVRGAPAIGISAAYGVVLALRERLAEGDDWERALEQDFELLGEARSTAANLFWVLQRMRERLLRLRAQEDPLVALEAEAVAIHQSDREANLTMAQFGVELIRRHQGSEQTFITHGNAGALASGGIGTALGVLRAAHLEGMVERVYAGETRPWLHGSRLTAWELAREGIAVTLNADSAAAHLMKTKGITWVVVGADCIAANGDVASKIGTYQLAVCAMHHGVRLMVVASSSCIDLNLASGEDIPLEERPVNELLELAGAPVAAQVEAINPVFDVTPADLIDAIVTERGIIERPDTAKIAQMVCRKRLH